A stretch of the Pongo pygmaeus isolate AG05252 chromosome 16, NHGRI_mPonPyg2-v2.0_pri, whole genome shotgun sequence genome encodes the following:
- the SRP14 gene encoding signal recognition particle 14 kDa protein yields MVLLESEQFLTELTRLFQKCRTSGSVYITLKKYDGRTKPIPKKGTVEGFEPADNKCLLRATDGKKKISTVVSSKEVNKFQMAYSNLLRANMDGLKKRDKKNKTKKTKAAAAAAAPAAAATAATTAATAATAAQ; encoded by the exons ATGGTGTTGTTGGAGAGCGAGCAG TTCCTGACGGAGCTGACCAGACTTTTCCAGAAGTGCCGGACGTCGGGCAGCGTCTATATCACCTTGAAGAAGT atgACGGTCGAACCAAACCCATTCCAAAGAAAGGTACTGTGGAGGGCTTTGAGCCCGCAGACAACAAGTGTCTGTTAAGAGCTACCGATGGGAAGAAGAAGATCAGCACTGTG gtGAGCTCCAAGGAAGTGAATAAGTTTCAGATG GCTTATTCAAACCTCCTGAGAGCTAACATGGATGGGCTGAagaagagagacaaaaagaacaaaactaagaagaccaaagcagcagcagcagcagcagcacctgccgcagcagcaacagcagcaacaacagcagcaacagcagcaacagcagcacaGTAA